CGGGCATGCTGGCGCTGACCTGGCCGACGAAATTGGGATGGTCGTTGTCGAACAGCTCCAGGCGGCGCCAGGCGGTGGCTACTGGCAGGTCGAAGCGCAGGGCGAAGTCGCGCATGGCCTCGCGCGCGGCTTGCGGCCAGCGCGAGCCGCCCAGCAGCAGCAAGGGCCGCTCTGCCGCTTCCAGCAATTCACGCAGGCGCAGCATGTCGGCGTCGGCCGGACGGGCGCAGGGCGGCTGTGGCGCGGCGGCCAGGGCCACGTCGGCGACGCCGGACAGCATGTCTTCGGGCAGGGAGAGGACCACCGGTCCTGGGCGTCCGCCCGTGGCGATCGCCCAGGCGCGCGCCAGGTATTCGGGAATGCGGTCGGCCCGCTCGATCTGCGCGACCCATTTCGCCAGCGGCGCGTACATGGCGCGGTAGTCCACCTCCTGGAAACACTGGCGGTCGGCGGTGTCGCCGCCGACCTGGCCGATGAACAGGATCATGGGCGTGGAGTCTTCCCTTGCCGTGTGCACGCCGATCGCCGCATTGGTGGCGCCCGGGCCGCGCGAGACGAAGCAGATGCCCGGCTGGCCGGTCAGCTTGCCATGCGCTTCGGCCATGTAGGCGGCGCCGCCTTCCTGGCGGCAGACCACCGCTTCGATCGCGTCGCGCCGGGCATAGAGCGCGTCGATGCAAGGCAGGAAGCTCTCGCCCGGCACCATGAACACGCGCTCCACGCCATAGGCCTGCAGCTGCGCGACCAGCAGTTCGCCGCCGCTGCGGGAGGCAGGGGCCGGCGCGCTCATGCCGCGTCTCCTTGCAGCGCCAGCGCCACGCGTTCCGCGCCATAGTCGCGTTCGGCCGCGGTCCGGCTGACCTTGCCGCCCAGCACGTCGTTGCGGATGGCGGCCGCGCTACGGTCAGCGGGCGCGCCGTAGCCGCCGCCGCCGGGCGTTTCCAGGCGCACGGACTGGCCGCTGGCCAAGCCGTGGCCGGCGATCTTGTTGGGCAGGCGCTGCTCGTCGGCGCGGCCGGGGTTCTGGATCACGCGCGAGGTGCCTCCCGTCAGGCCGCCGTTCAGGCCGGCCGCGCCGAACAACGCGGCGTCGCAGCGGATGGTGCAGACCAGCTGGTCATGCAGCGAACGGATCTGGCGCGCGATGCCCATGCCGCCGCGATGGCGGCCCGCGCCGCCGCTGTCGTTGACCAGCGCGTACTCCTCGACCAGCAGCGGGTACTCGATCTCCAGCGCCTCGGCGGGCAGGTTGGAGGTATTGGTCACGTGTACCTGGATGCCGTCCATGCCGTCGCCCTGCGCGCGTCCACCCGCGCCGCCGCCCAGTGTTTCCAGGTAGACGAAGGTGCCCTTGCCGTCCTGCATGGGCACGGAGAACAGCATGGAAGGCATGACGTCGTTGCACGAGGCCATGGCGCGGTCTGGCGGCAACAGCTGGCCCAGTGCGCCGATCACCGTGCCGGCCACGCGCTGCGCGGTGGTGACGCGCGCGCCCACCGCCGCCGGAAAGCGCGGGTTGGTAATGGTGCCCTCGGGGGCGGTGATGGTGATGGGCTGGAACAGGCCGTTGTTGGGCATGAGCTCGGGATCGAGCATGGCCTTCACCGCGAAGTAGACGCTGGCGTTCAGGGCGCTGGCGGGCAGGTTGAAGGCGCCGCGCGCCTGCTTGCTGGTTCCGGTGAAATCGACATGGAGCTGGCCGTCGCGCGCCTCGACGTTGGCCTGGATGGTGACGGGATCGCCGCCCATGCCGTCGTCGTCCATGCGCTCGGTGAAGGTATAGGTGCCAGCCGGCAGTTGCGCGATGCGGTTGCGCAGGCGTCTCTCGGTATACAGCATGATGCTGTCGATGGCGGACAGCAGGATCTCCAGACCGGACTGCTGCACCAGTTCCAGCATCAGCCTGGCGCCCTTGTCGTTGGTGGCGATCTGGGCGCGGATATCGTGCATCCGGTTGTCTGGTTCGCGCGTGTTGTGCGCGATCATCTCCAGCAGGTCCATGTCCAGCTCGCCCTCGCGCACGATGCGCATGGCCGGCAGGCGGATGCCTTCCTCCCACACCGTCTTCAGGTGGTGCGAGGTCGAGCCGGGAACGGCGCCGCCGACGTCGGTGTGGTGGCCGATGTTGGCCGCGAAGAAGCGCAGCACGCCCTCGTGGAAGATGGGGGTGATGACAGTGATGTCGGGCGCGTGCGTACCGCCCGCCAGATAGGCGTCGTTGCACAGGAACGCATCGCCCGGGCGCACGCCGGCCGCGCCGTAGCGCCGCAGCACGGCGTCTATGCCGCCGGACAGCGATCCCAGATGCACCGGCACGTGGGCCGCCTGCGCCACCAGGCGGCCGGCGGCGTCGAATAGCGCCACGGAGCAGTCCTTGCGTTCCTTGATGTTGGTGGAAAAGGACGAGCGGATCAGCGTATTGCCCATTTCCTCGGTGATGGACAGCAGGCGGTTGCTGAAGACCTCCATTTCGATGGGGTCGAAGGTGTCCGTGCCGGCGGCGGAAGTCGATCGATTGGTCATGGCGTACGCCTTAGCTGTTGAGGTTGACGACGAGGTTGCCGTATTCGTCGGCGCGCGCCTGCTGGCCCGGCAGCACGACGGTGGTCGAACTCATTTCCTCGATCACGGCCGGCCCGTCCAGGGGCTCGCCCACCGGCAGCAGGGCGCGGCGCAGGATGGGCGTGTCCACCCATCCCTCCCCTTCGAAGTACACGTTGCGGCGTTCCTTCAAGGCGCCGGCCACGTTTTCGCCGCCTTGCACGCGGGCCAGGGGCGCGCGCGGCACCAGGCCGGTGGCGCGCACGCGGCAATTGACGATCTCCACCGGACGGCCGGCGGCGTCATAACCATACTCGCGCACGTGCGCCGCGCTGAATGCCGCCACGAACGCATCCAGCGGCATCAGTTGCATGCCGTCCAGCGGCACGGCGATCTCGAAGTTCTGGCCCTGGTAGCGTGCGTCGATCACGGCGGACAGGCGCTGCTCCGAGTCGCCCACGCCTTCGCTGGACAGCCAGGCGCGCGCCTTGCCGGCCAGGGCTTCCAGCGCCTGCCGCACGGCGGTCCAGCCGTTCGCGGTGGCGTGCGCCATCAGCGTCTGCACGAAGTCCATGGAAATGTCGGACAGCAGGATCCCGCGCGCGCACATGGTGCCGGGTTCTTGCGGGATCAGCAGGGTGCCGATGCCGCAATCGCGCGCCAGTTCGGCGGCATGCAGGCCGCCCGCGCCGCCAAAGGCGCAGAGGGCAAACTTGCGGATGTCGTGACCCCGTTCGGTGGAGACCGCGCGCACCGCACGCGCCATGTTGGAGTTGGCGATGCGCAGAATGCCGTAGGCGGCTTCCTCCACGCTCAGCCCCAGCGGGCGGGCGATCTGCGCCTCCAGCGCCTCCCGCGCCTGGCGCGCATGCACGGCCATGCGGCCTTCCAACAGCGCGACCGGGTTCAGTCGGCCCAGCACGACGTGGGCGTCGGTGATGGTCACGACCTGGCCGCCGCGGTTGTAGGCGATGGGACCAGGGACCGCGCCCGCGCTCTGCGGGCCGACCTTCAGCGCGCCCGCGTCGTCGATGCGCGCGATGCTGCCTCCGCCCGCGCCGATGACGTGCACGTCCACCATCTGGGTCTTGACCGGATAGTCGGCCACCAGGCGGCTGGAGGTGAACAGCGGCCGCAGCTCGGCCACCAGCGACACGTCGGTGCTGGTGCCGCCCACGTCGAAGGTGATCAGGTTGGGCAGGCCCGCCACGCGGCCGAGTTCGGTGGCGCCGATCACGCCAGCGGCCGGGCCCGACACGCAGGTGCGCACCGGCGCCGTCAGCACCGATTCCACGGACATCAGGCCGCCGTTGGAATGCACCGTGGTCGGCTCGGCCGCCACGCCCATGGCGCGTACCGAACTGACCAGGCTGCGCATGTAGCCGGCCATGCGCGGGCCGACATAGGCGTTGAGCGCAGTGGTGGACATGCGCTCGTACTCGCGGAACTCCGGCAGAATTTCGCTGGAAACGCTCAGGTAGACGCCCGGCAGGTGCTCGGCCAGGATGTCGCGGGTGCGGCGTTCGTGCGCATCGTTGCGGTAGCTGTGCATGAAGCAGATGGCGACCGATTCGACGCGGGCTGCGGCCAGCTCGCGCGCCACTGCCACCACCTCGTCTTCGTCCAGCGCCTGCAGCACCGAACCATCCGCGCCGACGCGTTCAGTCACTTCGAAGCGCCACTCGCGCGGCGCCAGCGGCTGCGGCTTGGTGACGTTGTAGTCGTAGAGATGGGGGCGTGTCTGCCGGCCGATCTCCAGCACGTCGCGAAAGCCGCGCGTGGTGACCAGCGCGCAGCGCGAACCCCTGCGCTCGATGACCATGTTGGTGGCCACCGTGGTGCCGTGGCCCACGTGCGCGAGTTCGGAGCCGGCGATCTCGTGTTCGCGGATCAGATGGGCCAGGCCCGTCTGGATGGCCTCGGCCGGATCGTGCGGCGTGGAGGGCACTTTGAAATAGTGCAGTTCACCGGAATGCTCGGCAAGCAGGGTGAAATCGGTGAACGTGCCGCCTACGTCGAAGCCGACGCGAAAACGGCGGGCGCCCGGGGCGGATGCTGTCTGGGTCACGCTGGTCTCCAGGATGCTGGCGCACAAGGCGCCGGGAGTGGGATGACCAGAATGCTATTGATGCACCATCATTCGGTCCAATCAAAGATTGGTATCAGTGATTATCACTGGCGTGAATGATTTATCAGTACGGATGGGACTCCGCCGGCTGCGCCTGGTCGAACACCATCCCCTGCGCCTGGCAAACCTTCAGGATTTCCTCGCGCAGCCAGCGATGTGCCGGAATATTGTCCGAGCGTTCGTGCCAGATCAGGTTGACGGTTCGCTGCGCGAAGGGAAAGGGCGCCTCGACGGCTTCCAGTAGATGGCTGTAGGGACTGTTGCGCACGGTGTTCAGGGGCACCACGCAGATCAGGTCGGTTTCGGCCAGCAAGCGCGGCGCCAGCGCGAACTGGTTGATGGTGAGCACCACATTGCGCTTGTAGCCATGGGGCGCGAGCTCATGGTCGATCAGGGTCGGCGTGCCCAGCAGGCTGACCATCAGGTGCCGCGCGCGCAGGAAGCTGTCCAGCGTGAAGCGCGGCAGCGCCAGCAGCGGATGCCCTTTGCGCATGGCGCAGACGTAGGTCAGTGTTTCCAGCGGCAGGGTGCGCAGGGACGAGCCGAAGTTCGAATACACGCCCGCCGCCATGTCGACTTCGCCTTTTTCCAGCAACACGCCGGCGTTGTCCAGCGAGTAGGGATGCAGATGGATGCGGACATTGGGCGCCACCGTCTGCTGCTCCACGAACAGCGGCCGGATGACCTGATCCGCCACGTAGTCGGACATGGCCATGCGGAACACGGCCTCGGAGCGCGCCGGATCGAAATCGTTGCGTTCCAGTGTGTCGGCGATGCGGGCCAGCGCGTCGCGGATCGGGGGCCACAGGAGTTCGGCGCGCTGCGTGGGCAGCACGCCGCCCTGTATCTTCACGAACAGCGGGTCCTTCAAAGTCAGGCGCAGCCGGTTGATGGCATTGCTGACTGCGGGCTGCGTCATGTGCAGCGCAGAGGCCGCACGCGTGACGTTGCGTTCGGTCATGACCGCATCAAAGATGCGTAGCAGGTTCAAGTCCATCGAGGTCAGCATCGCAGTCTCAGGTGATTATCAACATTGGTGATAGAGATCTATTTTAATTGTTGATTAGCCATATAACGCGGGACCGCTTAATCTTCCCCCGGTGCAAGCGCAGTCGATACACCACGAGGGGAAATCATTGATGGTCAAGCATCTGAAAACTCTGGCCGCTGCCTGTCTGGCGGCCGGGATCGCCGCGCCCGCGATGGCCGCGGACGCCTATCCCAGCAAGCCGATCACGATCGTCCTGCCCTACGCAACGGGCGGGTCGGCCGACATGCTGGCGCGCTTCGCCGCGCAAGCCCTGCAGACCGAGCTGGGCAAGCCCGCCATCGTCGAGGCCAAGCCGGGCGCGGGCGGCGTGCTGGGTACCGAGTTCGTCTCGCGCGCCGAGCCGGACGGCTACACGCTGGCGCTGACCGCCAGCGGCACCATGGCCGTCAATCCCTACGTCTACAAGCTGCGCTACAAGCCGCTGGAAGACTTCAAGCAGATCACTGTGCTGGTCGACCTGCCTTTCGTGGTGGTCACGAACAATGAATTCCCCGCCAAGAATCTCAAGGAATTCATCGACTACGGCCGCAAGAACCCGAACAAGATCACCTTCGGCAATGCCGGCCTGGGCACCCAGCAGCACCTGACCCAGCTCATGTTCGCGCGTGCCGCCGGCATGCAGGTCAACATCGTGCCCTACAAGGGCAGCAGCCCGGCCATGAACGATTTGCTGGGCGGCCATATCGATGCCGTGCTGGACAACACGGGTGTACAAACGCCCTTCATCAAGGCCGGCAAGGTGCGGCCCTTGTTCGTCACCAATCCGGAACGCGTGGCGGCCTTGCCCGATGTGCCCACCGCGCCAGAAGCCGGCTTGCCCGGGTTCTCCGCGGTCGCCTGGTTCGGTCTGGCCGCGCCCAAGGGCACGCCGGACGAGATCGTCGACAAGATCCAGCAGGCCCTGGCGCGCGAGTTCGCCAAGCCGGAAATGAAGCAACGCCTGCTGGACCTGGCGATGATCCCGCGCGTGTCGACGCCGGCTGAAACCACGGCGCGCGTAAAGAGCGATTTGGAAACCTTCGGCAAGATCGCCAAAGAGGTCGATCTCAAGCCGATGTGACCTCCGGGCGCGCGGCATTGTGCCGCGCGTTTGCAGGGCCTATTGCCTGCGGTTCTCGATCTCCAGCTGCCGCAGGTATTCCGCGCCCGTGCGCATCCTCACATATTCGGCGTGGCGCTGGCGGTACTTGAGGCTGAAGACATCGGGTTTCTGCGACCCGCGGTAGAGATCTGCCATGCCCGAGCGCTTCCACAGCGCCAGATCGGCGCGCACTTGCGCGCGGGTCTTGGACGCGGCGGCGGGCGGGGACGGCGGGTAATCCAGGTCGCCATAGGTGACGAGGCCGGCGTTCTTTGCCTGCGCCAACTCGAGCTTGACCTGTTCACGGGTCATCGGCTCGGCCTGGACGGCCGGGGCCGCGACGGCGACGGAAACGG
The sequence above is drawn from the Achromobacter xylosoxidans genome and encodes:
- a CDS encoding Bug family tripartite tricarboxylate transporter substrate binding protein; amino-acid sequence: MVKHLKTLAAACLAAGIAAPAMAADAYPSKPITIVLPYATGGSADMLARFAAQALQTELGKPAIVEAKPGAGGVLGTEFVSRAEPDGYTLALTASGTMAVNPYVYKLRYKPLEDFKQITVLVDLPFVVVTNNEFPAKNLKEFIDYGRKNPNKITFGNAGLGTQQHLTQLMFARAAGMQVNIVPYKGSSPAMNDLLGGHIDAVLDNTGVQTPFIKAGKVRPLFVTNPERVAALPDVPTAPEAGLPGFSAVAWFGLAAPKGTPDEIVDKIQQALAREFAKPEMKQRLLDLAMIPRVSTPAETTARVKSDLETFGKIAKEVDLKPM
- a CDS encoding hydantoinase B/oxoprolinase family protein — encoded protein: MTNRSTSAAGTDTFDPIEMEVFSNRLLSITEEMGNTLIRSSFSTNIKERKDCSVALFDAAGRLVAQAAHVPVHLGSLSGGIDAVLRRYGAAGVRPGDAFLCNDAYLAGGTHAPDITVITPIFHEGVLRFFAANIGHHTDVGGAVPGSTSHHLKTVWEEGIRLPAMRIVREGELDMDLLEMIAHNTREPDNRMHDIRAQIATNDKGARLMLELVQQSGLEILLSAIDSIMLYTERRLRNRIAQLPAGTYTFTERMDDDGMGGDPVTIQANVEARDGQLHVDFTGTSKQARGAFNLPASALNASVYFAVKAMLDPELMPNNGLFQPITITAPEGTITNPRFPAAVGARVTTAQRVAGTVIGALGQLLPPDRAMASCNDVMPSMLFSVPMQDGKGTFVYLETLGGGAGGRAQGDGMDGIQVHVTNTSNLPAEALEIEYPLLVEEYALVNDSGGAGRHRGGMGIARQIRSLHDQLVCTIRCDAALFGAAGLNGGLTGGTSRVIQNPGRADEQRLPNKIAGHGLASGQSVRLETPGGGGYGAPADRSAAAIRNDVLGGKVSRTAAERDYGAERVALALQGDAA
- a CDS encoding LysR family transcriptional regulator, with the protein product MLTSMDLNLLRIFDAVMTERNVTRAASALHMTQPAVSNAINRLRLTLKDPLFVKIQGGVLPTQRAELLWPPIRDALARIADTLERNDFDPARSEAVFRMAMSDYVADQVIRPLFVEQQTVAPNVRIHLHPYSLDNAGVLLEKGEVDMAAGVYSNFGSSLRTLPLETLTYVCAMRKGHPLLALPRFTLDSFLRARHLMVSLLGTPTLIDHELAPHGYKRNVVLTINQFALAPRLLAETDLICVVPLNTVRNSPYSHLLEAVEAPFPFAQRTVNLIWHERSDNIPAHRWLREEILKVCQAQGMVFDQAQPAESHPY
- a CDS encoding hydantoinase/oxoprolinase family protein; its protein translation is MTQTASAPGARRFRVGFDVGGTFTDFTLLAEHSGELHYFKVPSTPHDPAEAIQTGLAHLIREHEIAGSELAHVGHGTTVATNMVIERRGSRCALVTTRGFRDVLEIGRQTRPHLYDYNVTKPQPLAPREWRFEVTERVGADGSVLQALDEDEVVAVARELAAARVESVAICFMHSYRNDAHERRTRDILAEHLPGVYLSVSSEILPEFREYERMSTTALNAYVGPRMAGYMRSLVSSVRAMGVAAEPTTVHSNGGLMSVESVLTAPVRTCVSGPAAGVIGATELGRVAGLPNLITFDVGGTSTDVSLVAELRPLFTSSRLVADYPVKTQMVDVHVIGAGGGSIARIDDAGALKVGPQSAGAVPGPIAYNRGGQVVTITDAHVVLGRLNPVALLEGRMAVHARQAREALEAQIARPLGLSVEEAAYGILRIANSNMARAVRAVSTERGHDIRKFALCAFGGAGGLHAAELARDCGIGTLLIPQEPGTMCARGILLSDISMDFVQTLMAHATANGWTAVRQALEALAGKARAWLSSEGVGDSEQRLSAVIDARYQGQNFEIAVPLDGMQLMPLDAFVAAFSAAHVREYGYDAAGRPVEIVNCRVRATGLVPRAPLARVQGGENVAGALKERRNVYFEGEGWVDTPILRRALLPVGEPLDGPAVIEEMSSTTVVLPGQQARADEYGNLVVNLNS
- a CDS encoding DUF4148 domain-containing protein, coding for MNRLTLLILAVSVAVAAPAVQAEPMTREQVKLELAQAKNAGLVTYGDLDYPPSPPAAASKTRAQVRADLALWKRSGMADLYRGSQKPDVFSLKYRQRHAEYVRMRTGAEYLRQLEIENRRQ